A single window of Paenibacillus sp. FSL H8-0537 DNA harbors:
- a CDS encoding glycoside hydrolase family 2 TIM barrel-domain containing protein, whose product MPIEREQLPDYCNLNVLERSTMPPRSELIPFDNTAAALRGDRNESPYYKLLSGNWRFRYFDSPMHCAVDSHLEACDDTLWDHIPVPSNWQMHGYGQPHYSSCPYPFPLDPPHIPLLNATGCYRTSFTAPEHWEKRQIRLVFGGVDSSFHVWLNGELVGYSQGSHHMAEFDISQLLRPGSNLLAVRVYQWCDGSYLESQDKWRLSGIFRDVYLTAQAAVTIEDIRVRTTFVPDSAYQEASLSLQLTLAQRSIWKDAVETASQTINETDYSSGEGFHLSAALLDAGGESVAIQSFNLPTSHSLKELRTLAVQFPISVPQLWTAETPYLYKLLLTLHGQDGAIAEVKQLSVGFRDIQIEKGKLLINGQPIVIQGVNRNEFHPQLGYVTTPEAMLEDIRLMKQHNINTVRLSHYPNDSRWLDLCDQFGLYVIDEADLETHGFHFMGDESYLSKHPDWREAYMHRAQKMFGRDKNHPSVIVWSLGNESGYGKNHDAMAEWIRSADPTRLVHYERAYEAAVVDIVSSMYPSVDMLIEEGRKPDDRPYLMVEFGHAMGNSTGNLQEYWDAVYEYPRLLGGLIWEWSDMGILRQKDGEAAFYAYGGDFGDAPHSGPFCMDGLLFPDRSIKASLLEYKKIVQPVKIKPDPAQLGRVHIVNRYSFLSLGHLKGHWQLLRSGAAVAQGELARLQTPPGGEETLDIPLPLEQLMEKGEYALHIRFTERNNSLWCDAGHETAWADLLFEEAGWYPQENATAYNANAEFSSTVRLVAAEASELIPVPKPPKHQNLQREDGKLVCRISGNGFQVDIDQMTGTISNWLHYGDELLLTGPQLQLWRAPLDNDVHLAKEWVKAGYDRLEWQLRQFSVTVDHQGSVITTAEAIMGAKGEPAAFLCKMIHQINADGSIGVETTIEPLGSELPPLPRFGLELRLRDSYDQFSWYGRGPHECYADRKESGKLGIYGGTVAEQFVPYVKPQENGNKADVRWAKLGNGEGAGIGITGSERFNISVHHYSTEDLSRTSHVHKLTRLPETIVKIDAIQSGIGNHSCGYAPTLDAYLVKPQPMKLSIMLFPLTSA is encoded by the coding sequence ATGCCAATTGAACGCGAGCAACTGCCAGATTATTGCAACTTAAACGTGCTGGAGCGCAGTACAATGCCGCCACGCAGTGAACTCATTCCATTTGACAATACCGCAGCCGCGCTGCGTGGTGACCGGAACGAATCGCCCTATTACAAGCTGCTCAGCGGGAATTGGCGTTTCCGCTACTTTGATTCGCCTATGCACTGTGCGGTCGATAGCCATTTGGAGGCTTGCGATGATACGCTGTGGGATCATATTCCCGTGCCCTCCAATTGGCAAATGCACGGTTACGGACAGCCACATTACAGCAGCTGTCCTTATCCATTCCCGCTTGACCCTCCACATATTCCACTGCTCAACGCTACTGGCTGCTACCGTACCAGCTTTACGGCACCTGAGCATTGGGAAAAACGCCAAATTCGCCTCGTATTTGGCGGAGTCGATTCCTCCTTCCATGTATGGCTCAATGGCGAGCTGGTCGGATACAGTCAGGGAAGCCATCATATGGCAGAGTTTGATATTTCCCAGCTGCTCCGCCCTGGCTCTAATTTGCTTGCAGTACGTGTCTACCAATGGTGCGATGGCAGCTACTTGGAATCGCAGGACAAATGGCGGCTGAGCGGAATATTTCGCGATGTTTATTTAACGGCACAGGCTGCTGTCACAATTGAGGATATACGGGTGCGAACCACATTTGTACCCGACTCCGCGTACCAGGAGGCGAGCCTCAGCTTGCAGCTTACGCTTGCTCAACGCAGCATTTGGAAAGACGCGGTAGAAACCGCGAGCCAAACCATAAACGAAACGGATTACAGCTCGGGAGAAGGCTTCCATTTAAGCGCCGCCTTGCTAGATGCTGGTGGAGAGAGCGTCGCTATTCAATCGTTCAACCTTCCAACGTCACATTCGCTTAAAGAGCTCCGAACGTTAGCAGTGCAGTTTCCTATTTCAGTGCCTCAGCTATGGACAGCGGAAACGCCTTATTTGTATAAGCTTTTGTTGACGCTCCATGGCCAAGACGGAGCGATAGCGGAGGTAAAGCAGCTTTCAGTTGGCTTCAGGGATATTCAAATTGAAAAAGGGAAGCTGCTTATAAATGGGCAGCCTATCGTCATTCAAGGCGTCAACCGCAATGAGTTCCACCCGCAATTGGGTTATGTAACGACCCCCGAAGCGATGCTGGAAGATATAAGGCTGATGAAGCAGCATAATATTAACACGGTTCGGCTGTCCCATTATCCGAATGATTCACGTTGGCTCGATTTATGCGACCAATTTGGCTTATACGTTATAGACGAAGCAGATTTGGAGACGCACGGCTTTCATTTTATGGGCGATGAGTCTTATTTGAGCAAACATCCAGATTGGCGTGAAGCCTATATGCATCGTGCGCAAAAGATGTTTGGACGGGATAAAAATCATCCTTCTGTCATCGTATGGTCGCTCGGGAATGAGTCTGGCTATGGTAAAAATCATGATGCTATGGCGGAATGGATCCGCAGCGCCGATCCGACTCGCCTGGTTCACTACGAGCGGGCTTATGAAGCCGCAGTCGTTGACATCGTGAGTTCCATGTACCCTTCAGTCGACATGCTCATAGAAGAGGGACGCAAGCCGGATGACCGCCCTTATCTCATGGTCGAGTTCGGTCATGCCATGGGCAATTCCACGGGCAATTTGCAGGAATACTGGGATGCGGTTTACGAATATCCCAGGTTGCTGGGCGGCCTTATTTGGGAGTGGTCAGATATGGGTATTTTGCGGCAAAAGGACGGAGAAGCTGCGTTTTACGCATATGGCGGCGATTTTGGCGATGCCCCGCACAGCGGACCATTTTGCATGGACGGGCTGCTGTTTCCAGATAGAAGCATTAAAGCATCCCTGCTGGAATATAAGAAGATCGTTCAGCCGGTGAAAATAAAGCCGGACCCCGCACAGCTTGGCAGAGTTCATATTGTAAATCGCTACAGCTTTTTGTCGCTGGGACATTTGAAAGGACATTGGCAGCTGCTGCGCAGCGGCGCTGCGGTTGCGCAAGGCGAGCTTGCCCGCTTGCAGACGCCGCCCGGGGGGGAAGAGACGTTAGACATTCCGCTCCCTTTGGAGCAATTAATGGAAAAAGGCGAGTATGCGCTGCATATCCGTTTTACAGAGCGCAATAATAGCTTGTGGTGTGACGCCGGTCATGAGACAGCTTGGGCCGATTTACTGTTTGAGGAGGCGGGTTGGTACCCGCAGGAAAATGCTACAGCGTATAACGCTAATGCTGAGTTTTCTAGTACTGTTCGTCTGGTCGCAGCCGAAGCTTCCGAATTGATTCCCGTACCAAAGCCGCCTAAGCATCAAAATTTGCAGCGGGAAGACGGCAAGCTTGTATGCCGCATAAGCGGGAACGGGTTTCAGGTAGACATCGATCAAATGACAGGCACAATCAGCAATTGGCTGCATTACGGCGATGAGCTGCTGCTCACAGGTCCACAGCTGCAGCTATGGCGTGCCCCGCTGGACAACGATGTTCATTTGGCAAAAGAATGGGTGAAAGCCGGTTATGATCGGCTTGAGTGGCAGCTGCGCCAGTTTTCGGTGACGGTTGACCATCAGGGAAGCGTCATAACTACGGCTGAAGCGATCATGGGCGCAAAAGGCGAACCAGCAGCTTTCCTCTGCAAAATGATTCACCAAATCAACGCTGACGGTTCCATAGGCGTGGAAACGACGATTGAACCGCTTGGAAGCGAGCTGCCGCCACTGCCGCGATTTGGTTTGGAGCTGCGTCTCCGTGACAGCTATGACCAGTTCAGCTGGTATGGCAGAGGTCCTCATGAATGTTATGCCGACCGTAAAGAAAGCGGCAAGCTTGGTATTTACGGCGGCACGGTAGCGGAGCAGTTTGTTCCCTATGTTAAGCCGCAGGAAAATGGTAATAAGGCTGATGTCCGCTGGGCAAAGCTTGGGAATGGGGAAGGTGCTGGAATCGGGATAACAGGCAGCGAGCGGTTCAACATTAGTGTCCATCATTATTCCACGGAAGATCTGTCGCGCACCAGCCATGTCCATAAGCTGACCAGACTGCCAGAAACGATTGTCAAAATCGATGCCATACAAAGCGGCATTGGCAACCACAGCTGCGGATACGCGCCGACGCTGGACGCTTATTTAGTAAAGCCGCAGCCGATGAAGCTGTCTATTATGCTTTTTCCGCTGACGAGCGCTTAG
- a CDS encoding four-carbon acid sugar kinase family protein, whose protein sequence is MDRGELTHKPDDCETSGIGRELAFSKGNRGDATRQQARAQCADRLPAAQRLLSYYGDDFTGSTDVLEALFRAGLRAALFLEPPSEQLLASKFADLEAIGVAGIGRSLTPDEAERELRPVLEQLRKIGAAVTHYKICSTFDSSAEVGSIGKAAEIGRAVFGAGYVPVLAGVPYLGRYTLFGNHFAAAGDETYRLDRHPTMSRHPITPMAEADLRQHLAQQTDLKTALMDILALEGAESEVGERLARLVEREQPDLVLFDVLDEARLAAAGQLIWAEAQQRDGLFAIGSSGVEYALGACWRQLGLLPQQPEISAAPAAEVERLLVVSGSCSPVTEQQIKAARAAGFVGIRVPAEELLDGKKGAAARQQLLKEARERLAEGHSLLLYSAEGVDDPSIPLFRETLAAQGYGPEQSSRLLGALLGALARELIIDEQLTRIVIAGGDTSGYVTRGLGIYALECVAALTPGAPLCRAFSEESALDGLELVLKGGQIGERDFFTRMKQGRAAHAN, encoded by the coding sequence ATGGACAGAGGGGAATTAACGCATAAGCCAGACGATTGTGAAACAAGCGGTATCGGCAGGGAGCTGGCATTCAGCAAAGGCAATAGGGGGGATGCCACGCGGCAGCAAGCGCGGGCACAATGCGCCGATCGGCTCCCGGCAGCGCAGCGCCTGCTCAGCTACTATGGGGACGATTTCACAGGCTCAACCGATGTGCTGGAAGCGCTGTTCCGAGCTGGCCTTCGCGCAGCGTTGTTTCTGGAGCCGCCTAGCGAGCAGCTGCTTGCCAGCAAATTTGCAGATCTAGAGGCCATAGGAGTAGCGGGCATCGGGCGTTCGCTGACGCCAGATGAGGCGGAGCGCGAGCTGCGTCCGGTACTGGAGCAGCTTCGGAAAATAGGGGCAGCTGTTACGCATTACAAAATATGCTCTACATTCGATTCCTCCGCTGAGGTTGGCAGCATCGGCAAGGCGGCGGAAATAGGCCGTGCGGTGTTTGGAGCTGGTTATGTTCCGGTACTGGCAGGGGTTCCTTATTTAGGCCGCTATACGTTGTTTGGCAACCATTTTGCAGCGGCGGGCGATGAGACGTACCGGCTTGATCGCCATCCGACGATGTCGCGCCATCCGATTACACCGATGGCGGAAGCGGATTTGCGCCAGCACTTGGCGCAGCAGACGGATTTAAAGACGGCGCTGATGGATATTTTGGCGCTGGAGGGAGCCGAGTCCGAAGTGGGCGAACGGCTCGCTAGGCTTGTAGAGCGCGAGCAGCCTGATCTCGTGCTGTTTGATGTGCTTGACGAAGCTAGACTGGCAGCGGCTGGACAGCTGATTTGGGCGGAAGCCCAGCAGCGCGACGGCTTATTTGCCATTGGCTCCTCTGGCGTGGAGTATGCGCTTGGAGCCTGTTGGAGGCAGCTTGGCTTGCTGCCGCAGCAGCCAGAGATTAGTGCTGCTCCAGCAGCAGAGGTTGAACGTCTGCTCGTTGTGTCGGGTAGCTGCTCGCCAGTTACGGAGCAGCAAATCAAAGCAGCGCGGGCAGCGGGTTTTGTGGGCATTCGGGTACCGGCAGAGGAGCTGCTGGACGGAAAGAAAGGCGCGGCTGCCCGGCAGCAGCTGCTGAAAGAGGCTCGGGAAAGGCTTGCCGAAGGGCACAGCCTGCTGCTTTATTCAGCGGAAGGTGTAGACGATCCAAGCATTCCGCTTTTCCGTGAAACGCTTGCTGCGCAGGGCTATGGGCCTGAGCAAAGCAGTCGCCTATTGGGCGCTTTGCTTGGCGCGCTGGCGCGGGAGCTAATCATTGATGAGCAGCTTACACGCATCGTCATCGCTGGTGGGGATACGTCCGGTTATGTGACGCGCGGCCTGGGCATTTATGCGCTGGAATGCGTGGCTGCGCTGACGCCAGGGGCGCCGCTATGTCGAGCCTTCTCGGAGGAGTCCGCGCTGGATGGGCTGGAGCTAGTGCTGAAGGGTGGACAAATCGGAGAGCGGGATTTTTTCACCCGTATGAAGCAAGGGAGGGCGGCTCATGCCAATTGA